In Epinephelus lanceolatus isolate andai-2023 chromosome 16, ASM4190304v1, whole genome shotgun sequence, one DNA window encodes the following:
- the cfap69 gene encoding cilia- and flagella-associated protein 69 isoform X3 yields MDSRKVVHRRKPDIHASDKNQRSQEINVKSLDLSKVIHLLEDPLTANLKERHLFVLKKLLKRSQIGFLLKELSGIGKILNICAEKVTDHPEYVPILCEALQICRLPFLKEKVSDEQNYTQDVIEFLSNLGCLMRMSDAEVRQHIVQCVSSFYSCVAPKQLLEGMAGFIKPKPRTFHSDNQFSRLSLRLQPTSPGYRLQLLERSDLAQTLVLSMAALENQPAIKLQLLQTLQILSSSSDMNCALILNARGAEMICLHMNEPDPSGQVLFYSSEILWNLLEKGSKEATAQLSSIECVISLKEAFIHQLISGFRHSDLQLRNDLLVITTLITENLNSLINESLFAKQLVALVTFPELKSQNPLVRNLKLTYNNEDFQMKKLLLNLLVIMSKDSAALQLYKEERVMPALLTLVSPPASSSERRSASRQWSPVQQEELQLQALATLSTIAPLMLDDYITCQGNSCLLLLLDWCVAQDPFFGQSHSSGGRGSKKAQMRHCIRVLRSVTSSGEDLVNEDLCDQGVINQLLGILMQMEASPDEEDEVTLEIKSDIQLILSALCESDMHRKELFGSEGVEMAVHFLRKGCNNFYNGLGHNKLILSTVDCVRSCIVGCYTTEDYFLAKGGASLVLDLLRSSPRCIHCIVLATLLELCENPNTLSHILSWRDAGGQTAPRLLLQLWRDEEEKLKVSRTRHGGIADSQRLILSHYQQEDTQLSFPATTPSAAVLELSENLRSKIYLIFCKLGFQGLPGLSGKDYVTLSIIRRYLDFKVSEVWEEISRELSLEGVRPITPDEEALSTIHKVSEDMASRVVAEQNSILEQLEKDDIDKEDLMYTEIKSRWKQQELTAKSWDSYISRTSNHEILKEVKAQREKYTESSRPKPKHEDAAVLPKKHFIGQVMSVERTGASGPAGVKLRLARAPIKAVGQEEV; encoded by the exons ATGGATTCAAGAAAAGTTGTGCACAGAAGAAAACCTGACATTCATGCATCGGATAAGAACCAGCGTTCACAGGAG ATCAATGTTAAAAGTCTTGACCTCAGTAAGGTGATTCATCTTCTTGAAGATCCTTTGACA GCTAACTTGAAGGAGAGGCATCTTTTTGTGCTGAAGAAACTACTGAAGAGAAGCCAGATTGGCTTT CTTTTGAAGGAGCTGTCAGGCATTGGCAAAATACTCAACATCTGTGCTGAGAAAGTGACTGATCACCCTGAATATGTGCCCATTTTGTGTGAGGCACTTCAAATTTGTAG GCTTCCCTTCCTGAAGGAGAAAGTATCTGATGAGCAGAACTACACTCAGGATGTCATAGAGTTCCTCTCTAACCTGG GCTGTCTGATGAGGATGTCAGATGCTGAAGTGAGACAGCACATAGTTCAGTGTGTGAGCTCATTCTACAGCTGTGTGGCTCCTAAACAGCTGCTTGAGGGTATGGCCGGTTTCATCAAGCCAAAGCCTCGGACTTTCCACTCTGACAACCAATTTTCTAGACTTTCACTGA GGCTCCAGCCAACTTCTCCAGGCTACAGGCTACAGCTGCTGGAGCGCAGTGACCTGGCTCAGACGTTGGTCCTCTCCATGGCCGCTCTGGAGAACCAGCCCGCCAtcaagctgcagctgctgcagacacTTCAGATCCTCTCCAGCTCTTCTG ATATGAACTGTGCATTAATACTGAATGCACGTGGAGCAGAGATGATCTGCCTCCACATGAACGAGCCCGACCCATCCGGTCAGGTCCTGTTCTACTCCTCCGAAATCCTCTGGAACCTACTGGAGAAAGGCAGCAAGGAGGCCACTGCTCAGCTCAGCAGCATCGAGTGTGTCAT ATCTCTAAAAGAAGCATTTATTCACCAGCTGATTAGCGGTTTCCGACATTCTGACCTCCAACTCAGAAATGATCTGCTCGTGATCACAACTCTCATCACTGAAAATCTCAACTCTCTGATTAAT GAGAGTTTATTTGCCAAACAGCTCGTAGCTTTGGTCACCTTTCCAGAGC TGAAAAGTCAGAACCCCCTGGTCCGCAACCTCAAGCTTACCTACAATAACGAAGATTTTCAAATGAAGAAGCTGCTGTTGAATCTGTTGGTTATAATGTCAAAGGACTCAGCTGCCCTGCAG CTGTATAAGGAGGAAAGAGTTATGCCTGCTCTTCTGACGCTTGTGAGTCCGCCTGCATCCTCatctgagcggcgctcagctTCACGTCAGTGGTCCCCCGTCCAGCAGGAGGAGCTCCAGCTGCAGGCGCTAGCCACACTCTCCACCATCGCTCCGCTCATGTTGGATGACTATATAACTTGTCAGGGAAACTCctgtctgctgcttctgctgGACTGGTGTGTTGCACAAG ATCCTTTCTTTGGTCAGAGTCACAGTTCAGGGGGAAGAGGCAGTAAGAAGGCTCAGATGCGACATTGTATCAGAGTGCTGAGATCTGTGACGTCTTCAGGTGAAGACTTAGTCAATGAGGACCTTTGTGATCAAGGAGTTATCAACCAGCTCTTGG GGATTTTGATGCAGATGGAAGCAAGTCctgatgaggaggatgaagtCACCCTGGAGATAAAGTCAGATATTCAACTGATACTTTCAGCGCTGTGTGAGAGTGACATGCATAGAAAA GAGCTGTTTGGATCAGAGGGAGTTGAGATGGCAGTTCACTTCCTGAGGAAAGGCTGCAACAATTTCTACAATGGTCTGGGACACAACAAGCTCATCCTCTCCACAGTGGACTGTGTGCG GTCTTGTATTGTGGGCTGCTACACCAcagaagattattttttggctaAAGGTGGGGCGTCTCTTGTGTTGGATTTACTCAGG TCAAGCCCCAGATGCATACACTGCATTGTCCTTGCCACCCTGCTGGAGTTATGTGAAAACCCGAACACTCTGTCTCACATCCTGAGCTGGAGGGACGCTGGCGGTCAGACGGCTCCCAGactcctgctgcagctgtggaggGACGAGGAGGAGAAGCTGAAAGTCAGCCGAACCAGACACGGAGGGATCGCAG ATTCCCAGAGGCTGATCCTCAGCCATTACCAGCAGGAGGACACTCAGCTATCATTTCCTGCAACAACACCGAGTGCAGCAGTGCTGGAGCTTTCAGAAAACCTGCGGTCAAAGATTTACCTCATCTTCTGCAAACTTG GATTTCAAGGCCTTCCTGGATTGTCAGGAAAAGATTATGTGACCTTGAGCATCATCAGGAGATATCTGGACTTCAAG GTCAGTGAGGTTTGGGAAGAGATCAGCAGGGAGCTGAGTCTGGAAGGTGTGAGGCCGATCACCCCTGATGAGGAGGCCCTGAGTACGATCCATAAGGTCTCAGAGGATATGGCAAGCAGGGTTGTAGCAGAACAAAACAGCATTCTGGAGCAGCTGGAGAAGGATGACATCGACAAGGAGGATCTCATGTACACAGAg ATAAAGTCTCGCTGGAAGCAGCAGGAGCTCACAGCCAAGTCATGGGACAGTTACATTTCCAGGACTTCAAATCATGAGATCCTGAAG GAAGTGAAAGCACAGAGGGAGAAATACACTGAATCATCCAGACCCAAACCAAAGCATGAAGATGCTGCAGTTCTTCCTAAAAAG CATTTCATCGGGCAGGTGATGTCTGTAGAGAGAACAGGTGCTTCAGGCCCTGCAGGAGTGAAACTAAGGCTGGCCAGAGCTCCCATCAAGGCTGTAGGTCAGGAGGAAGTGTGA